The Lates calcarifer isolate ASB-BC8 linkage group LG11, TLL_Latcal_v3, whole genome shotgun sequence genomic sequence TGAGGAAGGATCCATATTAAATAGGTAGCCTCTCAGATAGAAGCAGCCTCGCAGCCTTGGGGGGGTTGCGTAGTTATTGCCCCCCGTCTTGCTCCAACAACCCCCGTTGTCGGGCCTCACTGCGAGCAACAAGCTGCTCGGAGACACGGCTTCATACGTACGCTTTGTGACCACTGACATGCTCAGTATTATGCAGGAGAACAGAGTGCATCCTAGCGTGAAAAATCTGCAGGGACTTCAGCCTTTTCTTCCGAGGTAGAGCATGGTCAGCCAAACCCAGGGGCACGTTGGCACAGCAAACTGCAGCCTGATCCTGGGGAAGGcacagtgcatgctgggaggtcACTGTGAAGGTCACTGCACTTTTCAGCGCACTGCTAAACATGGACGTTAATGCATAGGGCCGGAGAAGGCACTGCGGGCCAGCCGATCCTTCGAAGCCATGCAAATGAGCTGGATCCCGTTTGGATCCTGGAAAGCTACAACATCACAAGCCCTGTCGATGCTTTCAAGATTCGTCAGAAGCATTTGAGATGCAGAGAGCAGCTGCCCTACAGTTCAAATAATATGGGATTTGACGGCAGATACTGTTCATACTTACAGTAGCActctttatttaaacattacAACCTTTTACTAAACATTACTAAGTGTTGTCAGCCTTAAAGAGGTGAAAATATGGGAAGATTTTAATCTTGTATGTCTGATTCATGTCTTTAATTTTACTGAGGTTGGCCCAAGTCAGTTTTAGCAACCATGTATTTTTGATGTGAACCAGATTTGAGCAATCTaatgatatatttatattgatATGTTAGGAAAGTTGGCAGCATAAAGTTTTTGCAAAGGCGTTTGTAATAATTTATATTAGCCCACTAGTCTACAAACAGAAGTACATTAACCTCagatatttctttctttgtcttgctCAACCACAGCAAGCAGCTGCAATAACTTATCTACGTGTTCCTTGTAAAGACAACAACTCAACAACTGCAAAGATGTTACTGTCGGCATCTATATTGTTTTCTGGTTTGACCATTAGAACtcatgtttttcttaatttagaCATTCCCATACAGAAGCTTCCAAATTTGCAGTTGTCTTGAATGCAGCATAAATTTCAGACTTGGGGTTTCAGTCGGTTACTAGATGAAGTCTTTTGCTTCTATATGAAAGTATCCAGCAAGTCAACATTGACCATAGGCCCAAGTATTCTACTTAATTATAAAGACTTAGCACCAACAGCTTCAGGAACTAAACCAAATAGCTGCTAGTTTGGACCAAATTGGACACAattagtgatgtttttttttttggctgactGATGACTACAGTGAGCTCAGATTTGTGAATAAAACAATGCACGAGTGTCATCTGCTTGGTGGAATAAAAAGGCAAAATCACCTCAGGGTAATCAGATTTAAACCCAGACAAATCTAGATGAGTGCACATGTTCAAAAGCCTTTTCTCTCTACATTTGTCTGCAACCGAGCCTTTCTGAAGGTTTCTTCAATTCTGGTGTCACCTTGAGATCCCACACTCTTAAAACAGCCCCATTGTcaacaatcaataaatttgGCTGGGCCCCTCTATCCCTCTTTTGTCTCTGCAAATGAAGCTGATGGATGAAAAAGAGCCCCAgtgccctcctctctcccaggTAATGTGCTGTGAACGACCACGTCAATACCTTCAGGGTTAACGGGATAGAGGGACGGAggcagggtggggtggggggtggattTAGGAAGAGCGATGCGTTTAGAGCAGGACACAGGAGCAGGGTCAACTCTCAGGACAACTTAATATTTAATCAACCCACCTCATTGGTAACCCTAAACCCCCACAATCCCCTCCGGTCGAGCAAGGAGACAAGTGGGGGGGGGTAAGACAAGGGGGGcgagggaggaagggggagacGACACTTTATCTTTCAAAATGTCTTGTGCTTTGACTGAGTGCGAATTAAGTGAGAGAcggaaaagaaagaaagacaagacgAGACGGGGGAGGATGAGGGGGGACGAAGACAGGCGAGATGACCCGTgtgcagcagacagagacagacagatggaaagaaaaatggaagaTGGCGAGTAACGGCATTAAAAGTCTTCTCCATCACACAGATTGGAGCTCGGTGGCCGGGGCCGTTTCAAGCAAGGTTAAAAGAAAGCGATAAGCACATTGTGATGTTGAATGATGACATGATGAGTACAGGTGGGACGGGGAGCAGAGACATTACCGTGTCGGGTCAAAAGCATATTCATAAAGGTGCTCGCCAGTGATGCATGATGTTCCTAAACTCTGGCTTAACGGCTTCGGCCATTTTCTATCCCATTATCATTAAATAGATGGCTGCAGTCCTTGTTTTGATTGGCTGAGTCAAGTTTAATGattttatacacaaaaaataGGCAATTTATAGAATATATTCATACTTCCGATATTTCTTTACTGCTGTCCTAACCACATTACAGTTCCTTCAAATAGGTCTACTTCAAAAACAACTTAATCTTTCAAGCCTCCTAAGTGGCCCCACCAGACTTCTTCTTTATTATATTCCTCGATACAAAGGTGTTGGACAAAATGAACAATAAACAACATAGACcaaatttcagaggaaaaaattGTCATTTATAGTAAATGATCTAGAGCTATACCAAAATTAAATAGGTTCGTCACTGACCTGtgccccatccctccaccaagtttgatGCAAATCGGCTCCATATTTTTTGGGGAATCCTActgacataaacaaacagacatggacGAAAGGTAATAAAGTTCATCCTTAAGGTGTCTGGCTAAAGGAAAGGCCACAGGCATGTAATCAATGCTTCATGTTGAAGTGGCAACAGGCAACTTTCTCCCCTAGAAAAATTGGTATGAATGTTGGTGCAGCTGTCACAAAGAAGAATATTGTCAGTTTCACCACTGAGTCACCGCTAAGAATCGTTTTATTTGTTTAGATCATCGACAATAAATCTGGCTGCATTAGCAACACAGCTACAGCTATCAAACTGGCTACTGTCCAAAGCAAGAAACAACAGTAAGAATCCTGATTTGAACTCAAAACCCTGATCTCAGTGCTGTGATAAAGGTAGAGTAAAACACCAGTAGAAATAATGACAACTGCCTGTCGGGTTTGAACCCTCTCGAGTGCCAGAGCTCTTTCCACAGTCAGAACCAGCCATAGGGACTGCCAGAACAAACTGCAGTTGGCCAGTGGACCATAGAAAATCCCAGTCCAACCATGGCTCTCTCCATTGAGTAAATGCCGATCCAAGGTTTACTCTTGTTTTACTACGGTTTCTATCACCCCTTTGCCTCCTCCAACAACAGGACTCTTTGTCTTTTGCCAGGTACTTTCAACAGGCACTGCCATTTCCTCTAAAGCTATCGATGGTTACCGGGGAAAACAAAGGCACcatcctctttctgttttggttgCAGACGTTCTTCCTTTGTGCCGTAAATCGTAACCAGATTTACTTGCATCAGGTGAGCATAGCATAGTATTTGGCAAATAATGGAAGCACGCAGTTACAGCACATAGAGTATAAAGCAGCATCAGCCTCATCAGGTTCCTTTAGTTACTGTTGAAAGAGCGTCCAGCCAGCCATGACCACCACTCGGCGCTCTCCTCCACTGCAGCTGTTGAGTACTGCCTGTGGGCTCAGGGTGGCTTTCCCATCGAGCCGGCTGGCCGCCATGACGCCACAGGGCGCTTGGATGAGGGAGGGGAGCGATGAATGGCTGCAGGTAGGCAAGCAGACAGGCTGCCAGGACCCCCTGGCGggtcctccctccctgtggAGGTGCAGGCGGCCCAGTTCAGCACACAGAGAGCCACCCAGCCCGGTCAGCCCGGCGGTGTCAGCACTTTGGGGAGAATGCTGAGTCGGCGGCCACATGGGGAGACGAGGTGATGGTGGTGAAAATTTAACTAGCTTGATGAAAGTTTAAGTGTGCATGTTAAAcaggagagagggtgggaggtAAAGTCAGAGAGGCTAAAGGATGGCAGGAGGTGACTGGGGAGAAAAATAACGAACAGGTTTTGGAGACTTCCTCATTGTTTCCCCTGCAAACAACAACTGTCTGTTCTCCAACGCCTGCGTGACTCTAATTTTACCTGACACCTCAGGGTGAAGCACaggtcttgtttttttttttctttcttctttttttgaccCTGGCTTGACCTCAAAAGTAACATCTCGTTATATCCCGTTTCCAGTTTTTTGCTTCTTGATAATTAGCTGCAAGGACGGCGTTTTGGTTTCAAGGGCATCCCCCTCTGCACTGCGGCCTGGCTCATATACATGCCAGGGCCCCGTAGCACTTTTGTTGACTGCCATTCACATGATGCTACACAAAAGCAGCCAGTTCGCTCTGTGGTCTGCGGAGAAGTgtgctgagagagagggaggaagggagggagagcgGGAGAGTCAAGCGGTGTGATTACATAAGGTTGGATAACAGGCTCACTGTGGGGATACACACTCACTAGACAGTGTTGATGGAGTCTTTCACAGGCCTGATGGGGTGTTGATTAGGATGTGCTCACACACAAGGAGCAGATGCTGAAATGGATTCTAAtgtgcttcttcttcttctttgtttctctgccttCTTATCCTCATCGCTCCTTTCATCCCCCgccatttcccccctttctttctttcttttctttctttctttctttgttgccCCCTTCGGCTGTTCTCCTCGCTGCGTGAACACCAAATCACATCCCAATCTCTCCCCatcgcctcctctcctcctccctcctttttcttctctcctctgctgattTCCAGGTGCGGTGCGAGCCTCCAGCATCTTCCCCATCCTCAGCGTCATACTGCTCTTCATGGGAGGCCTGTGTATAGCTGCCAGTGAGTTCTACAAGTCACGCCACAACATCATCCTCAGCGCAGGGATCTTCTTTGTGTCCGCAGGTGAGTCAAACACCAACAAAATAACACAGCAATTCACTGTGCAAGAActtctctctgcaggttcaGCTGATTCCTGCagttgtttcaaaataaaagccttttaGTGGTTCATAAACAGAAGCTCAAACTTGCCTGTGGCCTTTGTCATCCATGTTTGACCAGTTATTAGAAGAAGTATTAATAATAGCAGTTTTTTTCTATTACCTAGGGAACCTTTTTGGCATCCAtgagctaagctaggctaatcagctgctgactgtagcttcacatttactgtacagatatgACAGTCGATTAGCCATAGctattaaaaccactgacaggtgaagtaaaTAACATCGATTATCCTGTTAggattcattgttttgttgggaaaccttgggtcctgacattcatctggatgttactttaaCTTGTACCACCAATCGAAATATTGTTGTAGACTAAGCACACTACCctatggcaacaacactccccaatggcaggggcctaCCCCATCAGGACAAACCTGCTACGCCACCAAGACCGCTGAGGAACGCAACCAAGAGCTCAAGGTGTTGACctgatgctggatcagattggatctggggagtttggaggccaggtcaacaccttgggctctttgttgtgtttttcgAGACATTGTTGAACAGGATTGGTGACGTAGTGGGTTTGTTGccctgctgttgccatgggggtTGAGCTTGGTCTACcacaatgtttaggtgggtggtatgtgtcaaagtaacatccaggtGAATGAAGGACTGAAGGTTTACCAGCAGAACAATGTactgtaatgagatgatcaatgatATAaattcacctgtcagtggttttaatgttgaggctgatcagtgtatttcccaaaatgtctaactAGTCCTTTAAGTAGTTGTCATTTCACACTTTTTTATGATTAATTTTAAATCAAAAGTCCATGTTTTGTCTTGCCTGTTGGTTGTGCTGCAGCTACAAGtcacttcttctttttgtcttccttTCTTGTCTCTCGATCCTGTTGCTAGGCTAAAAGCCACCCATTGGGACTCATCTCTAAAAATATGGTGTCCCTGACACACTTTCCCTACGATCCATCTTCCCAGATATACCATGTCAAATTTCTGCGTGTGTGACTAAACTTACAAGTCTGTACAAGGATATGTATGTGGATATATGATGGGCTCTAATCCAGCCCAGCACAGCTCTGATGTTGGTTACTTTATACTCTGTACTAAATGATCTGTGTCAAGACCTGAAGTCGTCCTGTTTCTCGCAAATATCAGGAGCCTAATATCAGTCATTTCGGCCTAGACAGGATTGGTACACCAAGTACAGTGCATGAAGCAGCACTTTACATATATTTGGTACGACACTGCATTTAAAGTTTATCATGAACCAAGAATAACTCCATGAGCTCATCCTGAATGATAATTTCTGTTGTTCTGCTTCCTTATCCATGACCCTCTCCTGTTGTGTGGCGCCAAACCTGCACCTCCCAACCTTTCAGGCCTGAGCAACATCATCGGGATCATCGTGTACATATCAGCCAACGCGGGGGACCCTTCAAAAAGCGACTCAAAGAAGAACAGCTACTCATACGGCTGGTCATTCTACTTCGGCGCCCTCTCCTTCATCATGGCTGAGATGGTGGGCGTCTTGGCCGTGCACATGTTTATCGACCGCCATCGACAGCTCCGAATAGGGGCGCGCGCAGCCGACTACCTCCAGGGCTCGGCCATAACGCGGATCCCCAGCTACCGCTACCGTTACAGACGCCGCTCGCGCTCCTCCTCCCGCTCCACGGACCCATCACACTCCCGCGACGCCTCGCCGGTGGGGCTCAAGGGCTTCAGCGCGCTGCCATCCACGGAGATCTCCATGTACACGCTGCCCCGGGACACCCTCAAGTCCTCCGGCACACCCACCGCCACCTACAACTCTGAGAGGGACCACAACTTCCTGCAAGTCCACAACTGCATCCAGAAGGACCTGAAAGACTCGAGCCACACCAACACAGCGAACCGCCGCACCACGCCGGTATGAGGGAGTCGACACAGGCCAGGCCGGCCCTCATGGTGGAGAGCGGAGACCAGGAGACACGGGAACCCCTGTGGGTGCAGTACGCCCCTGGAGAAGATGGATTTCCATGTTTATAGacatttgttctttttgttcagCTGCATGACTTTTCCATTACCATTGAGAGAGTTTCAACAAGTCTGCTGTGTTCCAGGATTGAATGGCAGAGGAGTGAGAATGGGTCAGGTTGTACCAAGAGAGTGAGAGTCTGTCGATTGTTTTTTTGGCGCAGGGTTTGTTTATGACGTTCGGGGGTACTGAAAGGGAGGGCGGGAGGGAAGCGGGCATTTATGAGATAAAGAATTGATTTCATGATTTCATAGCCCTTTGGTTTGACAGTTTTGCCCCACGGTTTGGTTGGAGCAACAGGTCAAGCTCCCCCCTCAGCCAGCCCaccactcagacacacacctcttttatttattgactcatttgttcattttttgcATTAAAACTGTGAATTGTTACAGCTTGGGATTCAGTAAGAATTAGCCCAATCTGTAATCTCTAACAAAGGtactatatatatgtattacttttataaataaattattacGTTAATAATCAAGAGTTACAGACTTTACcgaagcaaaaaagaaaaaaaaaaaacaacttaactAAACCAAGTGCTGTTGGTAACATGAGAAAAGACTCTTTTAGTATCTGTTCATTTGAAGGTTGAGAACAAGTGAAGGTCCTTTAGGTAGCACAGGGCGCACAGCGACTGATGCCACCAAAGGCAGATGCAGACAGTCAACAGTAGAATAATATCTATTCTTTTAACAGAACCTTCTCGTCTTTTTCTCAGTCCCTGTtcgctttctttttttttgggagggAGTCGTAACAGGAGAGTTGAACCCCTTTCAACAGAAAGCgccaacaaaagaaaaaaaaagggcagGTGGGGTCAAAGTTCACAAAGACTCCAAACACGActtctgcaaaataaaaaggaaggagcagagggggaaggaaaagaagaggacgccaaaacacaaaaaataaaaacaagttaaataTGAAATAGTACAAGAGAAGTTAAGTGACTCACAATTTCAGAAATTAAATGCATGCTATAAAATTACAGCAAATCTGCTCTTGAGAAACTTAAGTTTTAAAGGTTAATAAttataaggggaaaaaaagcaaagacgCTAAAGTTTAAAGTattaatgttttcatgtgtatttttcttatgttttctttttttatttatttagttcattttatCTTATTGCTTTTGTgagacaaaccaaacaatctACATTGAACAAAACtgcttttttaaatggtttGGTTGATTtctttataaatatataaatatatgtatgtatgtattttatttttaaaactcacacAGCCTT encodes the following:
- the cacng2a gene encoding calcium channel, voltage-dependent, gamma subunit 2a, with protein sequence MECGNMGLFDRGVQMLLTTVGAFAAFSLMTIAVGTDYWLYSRGVCKTKSMSENETSKKNEEVMTHSGLWRTCCLEGNFKGMCKQIDHFPEETDYEADPSEYFLRAVRASSIFPILSVILLFMGGLCIAASEFYKSRHNIILSAGIFFVSAGLSNIIGIIVYISANAGDPSKSDSKKNSYSYGWSFYFGALSFIMAEMVGVLAVHMFIDRHRQLRIGARAADYLQGSAITRIPSYRYRYRRRSRSSSRSTDPSHSRDASPVGLKGFSALPSTEISMYTLPRDTLKSSGTPTATYNSERDHNFLQVHNCIQKDLKDSSHTNTANRRTTPV